A part of Biomphalaria glabrata chromosome 3, xgBioGlab47.1, whole genome shotgun sequence genomic DNA contains:
- the LOC129924978 gene encoding uncharacterized protein LOC129924978 isoform X3 produces MNNQAAILSRSEENLRNTSNEVSNIKSRLIDVEHEKIMLVKQLTQFRSKYNYITRQKDKEIQRLKSELERQYEKEFSQHDSFFLEDFSQCQLCIVAFFNCH; encoded by the exons ATGAACAACCAAGCAGCCATTCTGT CTAGGAGTGAAGAGAACTTGAGAAACACAAGCAATGAAGTTAGTAACATAAAGTCAAGGTTGATA GATGTGGAGCATGAAAAAATCATGCTAGTGAAACAGCTGACACAATTTAGATCA AAATACAACTACataaccagacagaaagacaaagaaatccag agacTCAAAAGTGAACTGGAGCG ccaATATGAAAAAGAGTTTTCACAGCATGACAGTTTTTTCTTAGAAGACTTTTCACAGTGTCAACTTTGTATTGTGGCTTTCTTCAATTGTCATTAA
- the LOC129924978 gene encoding uncharacterized protein LOC129924978 isoform X1, translating into MDLRLRSQKAIKSQRILDEHEEHISSPQMTTSTSELDEKLYWTKGTAEIDEGNRGDGNEVELEEQKRTKENLRKRMREVKKLDITTDNLVKSLESSLKEKEHEVKQEQQRNRELDAKFKNLLQEKVLKLSFKKYLIIITQRSQS; encoded by the exons ATGGACCTACGTTTAAG GTCCCAAAAGGCTATAAAAAGTCAGAGGATCTTGGACGAACATGAGGAACACATCAGCTCTCCACAGATGACAACATCCACTTCAGaat TGGATGAAAAATTATACTGGACGAAAGGAACTGCTGAAATAGATGAAGGAAACAGAGGCGATGGAAACGag GTTGAACTAGAGGAGcaaaaaagaactaaagaaAACCTTAGGAAGAGAATGCGTGAAGTAAAGAAACTGGATATAACAACTGACAATCT GGTCAAGTCTCTAGAAAGttcattgaaagaaaaagagCATGAGGTGAAACAGGAGcagcagagaaacagagagctGGATGCCAAATTTAAGAATCTACTCCAGGAGAAAGTATTGAAGCTCA GCTTCAAAAAATACTTGATAATCATTACACAGAGAAGTCAGAGTTGA
- the LOC129924978 gene encoding uncharacterized protein LOC129924978 isoform X2 — protein MSKPSKRNFSRIISAIPAACVSFVSMKSTKDSRTCTPSLSMTTYRTAEIDEGNRGDGNEVELEEQKRTKENLRKRMREVKKLDITTDNLVKSLESSLKEKEHEVKQEQQRNRELDAKFKNLLQEKVLKLSFKKYLIIITQRSQS, from the exons atgtctaagccatccaaacgcaatttctctagaatcatctcagcgattccagcagcatgcgtgtcctttgtgtcgatgaagtcaacaaaagactcacgaacctgcaccccaTCATTGTCCATGACaacatacc GAACTGCTGAAATAGATGAAGGAAACAGAGGCGATGGAAACGag GTTGAACTAGAGGAGcaaaaaagaactaaagaaAACCTTAGGAAGAGAATGCGTGAAGTAAAGAAACTGGATATAACAACTGACAATCT GGTCAAGTCTCTAGAAAGttcattgaaagaaaaagagCATGAGGTGAAACAGGAGcagcagagaaacagagagctGGATGCCAAATTTAAGAATCTACTCCAGGAGAAAGTATTGAAGCTCA GCTTCAAAAAATACTTGATAATCATTACACAGAGAAGTCAGAGTTGA